In a genomic window of Balaenoptera ricei isolate mBalRic1 chromosome 3, mBalRic1.hap2, whole genome shotgun sequence:
- the TUBB4A gene encoding tubulin beta-4A chain isoform X1 translates to MREIVHLQAGQCGNQIGAKFWEVISDEHGIDPTGTYHGDSDLQLERINVYYNEATGGNYVPRAVLVDLEPGTMDSVRSGPFGQIFRPDNFVFGQSGAGNNWAKGHYTEGAELVDAVLDVVRKEAESCDCLQGFQLTHSLGGGTGSGMGTLLISKIREEFPDRIMNTFSVVPSPKVSDTVVEPYNATLSVHQLVENTDETYCIDNEALYDICFRTLKLTTPTYGDLNHLVSATMSGVTTCLRFPGQLNADLRKLAVNMVPFPRLHFFMPGFAPLTSRGSQQYRALTVPELTQQMFDAKNMMAACDPRHGRYLTVAAVFRGRMSMKEVDEQMLSVQSKNSSYFVEWIPNNVKTAVCDIPPRGLKMAATFIGNSTAIQELFKRISEQFTAMFRRKAFLHWYTGEGMDEMEFTEAESNMNDLVSEYQQYQDATAEEGEFEEEAEEEVA, encoded by the exons ATGCGGGAGATCGTGCACCTGCAGGCCGGCCAGTGCGGCAACCAGATCGGAGCCAAG TTTTGGGAGGTGATCAGTGATGAGCACGGCATCGATCCCACTGGCACATACCATGGGGATAGTGACCTGCAGCTGGAGAGAATCAACGTGTACTACAATGAGGCCACAG GAGGAAATTACGTCCCCAGAGCTGTGCTGGTGGACCTCGAGCCGGGCACCATGGACTCTGTCCGCTCAGGCCCCTTCGGCCAGATCTTTCGTCCTGACAACTTTGTGTTTG GCCAGTCTGGAGCCGGCAACAACTGGGCCAAGGGCCACTACACAGAGGGTGCCGAGCTGGTGGACGCGGTCCTGGACGTGGTCCGGAAGGAGGCGGAGAGCTGTGACTGCCTGCAAGGCTTCCAGCTGACCCACTCGCTGGGCGGGGGCACGGGGTCCGGGATGGGGACCCTCCTCATCAGCAAGATCCGCGAGGAGTTCCCGGACCGCATCATGAACACCTTCAGCGTGGTGCCGTCACCCAAGGTGTCGGACACGGTGGTGGAGCCCTACAACGCCACGCTGTCCGTGCACCAGCTGGTGGAGAACACAGACGAGACCTACTGCATCGACAACGAGGCGCTGTACGACATCTGCTTCCGCACCCTGAAACTGACCACGCCCACCTACGGGGACCTCAACCACCTGGTGTCGGCCACCATGAGCGGGGTCACCACGTGCCTGCGCTTCCCGGGCCAGCTCAACGCCGACCTGCGCAAGCTGGCCGTGAACATGGTGCCCTTCCCGCGCCTGCACTTCTTCATGCCCGGCTTCGCGCCGCTGACCAGCCGGGGCAGCCAGCAGTACCGGGCGCTGACGGTGCCCGAGCTCACCCAGCAGATGTTCGACGCCAAGAACATGATGGCGGCCTGTGACCCCCGCCACGGCCGCTACCTGACCGTGGCCGCCGTGTTCCGGGGCCGCATGTCTATGAAGGAGGTGGACGAGCAGATGCTGAGCGTTCAGAGCAAAAACAGCAGCTACTTCGTGGAGTGGATCCCCAACAACGTGAAGACGGCCGTGTGCGACATCCCGCCCCGCGGCCTGAAGATGGCCGCCACCTTCATCGGCAACAGCACGGCCATCCAGGAGCTGTTCAAGCGCATCTCGGAGCAGTTCACGGCCATGTTCCGGCGCAAGGCCTTCCTGCACTGGTACACGGGCGAGGGCATGGATGAGATGGAGTTCACCGAGGCCGAGAGCAACATGAACGACCTGGTGTCCGAGTACCAGCAGTACCAGGACGCCACGGCCGAGGAGGGGGAGTTTGAGGAGGAGGCCGAGGAGGAGGTGGCCTAG
- the TUBB4A gene encoding tubulin beta-4A chain isoform X2, which yields MDSVRSGPFGQIFRPDNFVFGQSGAGNNWAKGHYTEGAELVDAVLDVVRKEAESCDCLQGFQLTHSLGGGTGSGMGTLLISKIREEFPDRIMNTFSVVPSPKVSDTVVEPYNATLSVHQLVENTDETYCIDNEALYDICFRTLKLTTPTYGDLNHLVSATMSGVTTCLRFPGQLNADLRKLAVNMVPFPRLHFFMPGFAPLTSRGSQQYRALTVPELTQQMFDAKNMMAACDPRHGRYLTVAAVFRGRMSMKEVDEQMLSVQSKNSSYFVEWIPNNVKTAVCDIPPRGLKMAATFIGNSTAIQELFKRISEQFTAMFRRKAFLHWYTGEGMDEMEFTEAESNMNDLVSEYQQYQDATAEEGEFEEEAEEEVA from the exons ATGGACTCTGTCCGCTCAGGCCCCTTCGGCCAGATCTTTCGTCCTGACAACTTTGTGTTTG GCCAGTCTGGAGCCGGCAACAACTGGGCCAAGGGCCACTACACAGAGGGTGCCGAGCTGGTGGACGCGGTCCTGGACGTGGTCCGGAAGGAGGCGGAGAGCTGTGACTGCCTGCAAGGCTTCCAGCTGACCCACTCGCTGGGCGGGGGCACGGGGTCCGGGATGGGGACCCTCCTCATCAGCAAGATCCGCGAGGAGTTCCCGGACCGCATCATGAACACCTTCAGCGTGGTGCCGTCACCCAAGGTGTCGGACACGGTGGTGGAGCCCTACAACGCCACGCTGTCCGTGCACCAGCTGGTGGAGAACACAGACGAGACCTACTGCATCGACAACGAGGCGCTGTACGACATCTGCTTCCGCACCCTGAAACTGACCACGCCCACCTACGGGGACCTCAACCACCTGGTGTCGGCCACCATGAGCGGGGTCACCACGTGCCTGCGCTTCCCGGGCCAGCTCAACGCCGACCTGCGCAAGCTGGCCGTGAACATGGTGCCCTTCCCGCGCCTGCACTTCTTCATGCCCGGCTTCGCGCCGCTGACCAGCCGGGGCAGCCAGCAGTACCGGGCGCTGACGGTGCCCGAGCTCACCCAGCAGATGTTCGACGCCAAGAACATGATGGCGGCCTGTGACCCCCGCCACGGCCGCTACCTGACCGTGGCCGCCGTGTTCCGGGGCCGCATGTCTATGAAGGAGGTGGACGAGCAGATGCTGAGCGTTCAGAGCAAAAACAGCAGCTACTTCGTGGAGTGGATCCCCAACAACGTGAAGACGGCCGTGTGCGACATCCCGCCCCGCGGCCTGAAGATGGCCGCCACCTTCATCGGCAACAGCACGGCCATCCAGGAGCTGTTCAAGCGCATCTCGGAGCAGTTCACGGCCATGTTCCGGCGCAAGGCCTTCCTGCACTGGTACACGGGCGAGGGCATGGATGAGATGGAGTTCACCGAGGCCGAGAGCAACATGAACGACCTGGTGTCCGAGTACCAGCAGTACCAGGACGCCACGGCCGAGGAGGGGGAGTTTGAGGAGGAGGCCGAGGAGGAGGTGGCCTAG